One Succinispira mobilis DSM 6222 genomic window carries:
- a CDS encoding DNA internalization-related competence protein ComEC/Rec2 translates to MVDSNIQKFFIILAANFIVGIYSGLCGDVFGAIVVCIAITIFSGAFFAKKHWELVTLTLFFLIAFFIGWNDSLMKLEQKLQPIYDKLLYLELNVDKKTIKEYDEYYTFIGKLTANTNDSKLHLINDFKVKVYLPKKHIQKFSMNNIDKLAFKGKISRFESFNNPSNMDYHKRNLLKNIIGKVRVDNADINFKNSSSEFKLNYFSILVDKYFAKLEDFLPENQIAILKTLVVRPDANLSGEIYRDFSKTGLIHILCISGTHLSIISFTLYHILEQIFSSHIIPACLTLLISWLYVSITNMDTPILRALFLNTLLILGIIIKRKAFLPTTFAFVTVIFLAYKPLFMLDITFQLSFLATASLIFLYPHLENFNEIIGCEKFFWAPIAAILSVQILILPIILSNFHQISLTLFFSNFILLPILQISIVFIFFTSFLFYLLYPLGKVLIIVISIILSIVIKFNSILAGITMLNIYTGDIPKFLYLIYYLAVIGFTVKTPNVIFAQFSKIIFVIILLSMLFCSYRRDGFAQMHFIDVAQGDACLIISKNKRSILIDTGGLEYSKLDIGEEVIVPYLRYHGIESVDYLLLSHNHYDHVGGSFALAKEIPIQNIILANEASRDNDFIKRLLLFSPKAKVVIPENNQKFVLDNLNFEFLHCPANETKDENDSLVLKIFFDKYKLLFTGDISSELEQNLKLNKERINVLKVAHHGSRNSTSEYLLNTTHPQVAVISAGRRNPFGHPHQETLTRLSLINSKIYRTDLNGAITISFDNERMTVNKYLNY, encoded by the coding sequence TTGGTAGATTCCAATATTCAAAAATTTTTCATAATTCTTGCAGCAAACTTTATTGTTGGAATATACAGTGGTCTTTGTGGCGATGTTTTTGGAGCAATAGTAGTTTGTATTGCGATAACAATATTCAGTGGCGCATTTTTTGCTAAAAAACATTGGGAGTTAGTGACTTTAACATTATTTTTTTTAATAGCCTTCTTTATAGGTTGGAATGACTCTTTAATGAAATTGGAGCAAAAACTTCAACCTATTTATGATAAGTTACTTTACTTAGAACTGAATGTAGATAAAAAAACTATTAAAGAATATGATGAATACTATACTTTTATAGGCAAGTTGACTGCCAATACTAATGATTCTAAACTACACTTAATAAATGATTTTAAGGTTAAAGTATATCTGCCGAAAAAACATATACAGAAATTTTCTATGAATAATATAGATAAGCTAGCTTTTAAAGGTAAAATAAGTAGATTTGAGAGTTTTAATAATCCTAGCAATATGGATTATCATAAACGCAATTTATTAAAAAATATTATTGGTAAGGTTCGAGTCGATAATGCTGATATTAACTTTAAAAATTCTAGTTCTGAGTTTAAACTAAATTATTTTTCAATACTTGTTGATAAATATTTTGCAAAACTGGAGGATTTTTTACCAGAAAACCAGATAGCGATTTTGAAAACATTAGTGGTGAGACCTGATGCCAATCTTTCAGGAGAAATTTATCGCGATTTTTCTAAAACTGGGCTAATACATATTTTGTGTATTTCGGGGACACACCTTTCGATAATTTCGTTTACTTTGTATCATATATTAGAACAAATTTTTTCTAGCCATATAATTCCGGCTTGTTTAACTTTGTTAATTAGCTGGCTGTATGTTAGTATAACAAATATGGATACGCCTATATTAAGAGCATTGTTTTTAAATACTCTATTAATTTTAGGAATAATAATAAAGCGTAAAGCATTTTTGCCCACTACTTTTGCTTTTGTGACTGTCATTTTTTTAGCTTATAAGCCTTTATTTATGCTAGATATCACTTTTCAACTATCTTTTTTAGCAACTGCAAGTTTGATTTTTTTGTATCCGCACCTTGAAAACTTTAATGAGATAATAGGGTGTGAAAAATTTTTTTGGGCACCTATAGCAGCAATTTTAAGTGTTCAAATACTAATATTACCTATTATTCTTTCTAATTTTCACCAGATTTCCTTAACATTGTTTTTTAGCAATTTTATTTTATTACCGATATTACAAATTAGTATAGTTTTTATTTTTTTTACAAGTTTTCTATTCTATTTGCTATACCCTTTAGGAAAAGTATTGATAATTGTAATTAGTATAATTTTAAGTATAGTTATAAAATTTAATTCTATTTTGGCAGGGATTACAATGTTAAATATATACACTGGGGATATTCCTAAATTTTTGTATTTAATATACTATTTAGCTGTAATAGGTTTTACGGTTAAAACGCCTAATGTAATATTTGCGCAATTTAGTAAAATTATTTTTGTCATAATTCTGCTTTCAATGTTATTTTGTTCTTATCGAAGAGATGGTTTTGCCCAGATGCACTTTATTGATGTAGCGCAAGGCGATGCTTGTTTAATTATAAGTAAAAATAAAAGAAGTATTTTGATTGACACCGGCGGTCTAGAGTATAGTAAGCTAGATATTGGGGAAGAGGTAATTGTACCTTACTTGCGATATCACGGAATAGAAAGTGTTGATTACTTGTTATTATCACATAATCATTATGATCATGTTGGTGGTAGCTTTGCTTTAGCTAAAGAGATACCAATTCAAAATATTATTTTAGCTAATGAGGCCTCTAGAGACAATGATTTTATTAAACGGCTTTTGCTTTTTTCACCTAAAGCAAAAGTAGTAATTCCAGAAAACAATCAAAAATTCGTGCTTGACAATCTTAACTTTGAATTTCTTCACTGCCCAGCTAATGAAACTAAAGATGAAAATGATAGTTTAGTTTTAAAAATTTTTTTTGATAAGTACAAATTACTATTTACAGGTGACATTAGTTCTGAACTAGAACAGAACCTAAAGCTAAACAAAGAAAGAATTAATGTACTAA
- a CDS encoding ComEA family DNA-binding protein, with translation MFKETEQKKRYLTFIACLALLILGINLLFSRDASKVGETIIPEELQESTKKSSFENVVRKEAIKICVSGAVRNPGVYSVAKGTRVQEVFDTIVEVLPEANLSNVNLARICKDGMQIKVPLKKISKSIKTIKENDYEKININTASSNELVTLKGITPTIAKEIVRQRELYGPFVNKQELLKVKGIGKAKLAKIEELITW, from the coding sequence ATGTTCAAGGAAACTGAACAAAAAAAGCGCTATTTAACATTTATTGCCTGTTTAGCGTTGTTAATTTTGGGGATTAACTTACTTTTTAGTCGAGATGCAAGTAAAGTAGGTGAAACAATAATTCCGGAAGAATTACAAGAAAGCACGAAAAAAAGCAGCTTTGAAAATGTAGTAAGGAAAGAAGCAATAAAAATTTGTGTAAGTGGCGCAGTTCGTAATCCAGGAGTATATTCTGTTGCTAAAGGAACTCGGGTTCAAGAAGTATTCGATACAATTGTCGAAGTTTTGCCTGAAGCAAATTTGTCTAATGTCAATCTAGCGAGGATTTGTAAGGATGGAATGCAAATTAAAGTACCTTTAAAGAAAATAAGTAAAAGTATCAAAACTATTAAAGAAAATGATTACGAAAAAATTAATATTAATACTGCAAGCTCCAATGAATTAGTAACATTGAAAGGTATTACGCCAACTATTGCTAAAGAAATAGTTCGTCAGAGAGAATTATACGGTCCGTTTGTTAATAAGCAAGAATTATTAAAAGTTAAAGGAATCGGAAAAGCCAAATTAGCAAAAATTGAAGAGCTAATAACTTGGTAG